Genomic segment of Photobacterium profundum SS9:
CTCAGTACTTCAACGTAGTCATGGTTTCAAATAACCATCCCATAGAACCTAAATGTTCGTTCGAACAAATGCAGAGGATATAATGCTCGATTACGAGCAATAGTTCTGTGATGCTGTTCAAAAAAAACACCCCATCAACATCAAGCCAATTAGATGGGTTCTGTCGCATCTTGGTGCTCAATAAATAGCCATCATTACAATTGTCACCCGTTTTGACGAACGGATGGCAATTTAACCGGCTATCAGAGATGATAGGCTCGCTCCTTTATCTGACCTTGAGCTTCCCGATGCCCCTGAATTTCGTCAACAAACAGTTTCCTTCCGCGACTATTCTAATAGCGGTCCGCTGGTATGTGGCCTACAAGCTCAGTTACCGAGATATCGAGGAGTTATTGGCAGAGCGCGGGATTCGAGTTGACCACGCAACTATCCATCGCTGGGTGTTGGAGTATGCCCCACAGTTGGAAGCCGCGTTCCGTAATGGCAAGAAGCGTGCTGTCTCTGGTTCGTGGCGAATGGATGAGACCTACATCAAAGTCAAAGCTCGCTGGTTTTACCTCTATCGCGCTGTCGATAAATTCGGTGACACCATCGATTTTATGTTAACTGAAAAACGAGATGAAGCTGCTTCTAGAAGATTCTTTAATAAAGCAATAGGGCTGCATGGTTTACCTGATAAGGTGGTTATTGATAAAAGTGGTAGTAACGCCGCCGCTTTAGATACCTTAAATTGGCAGATTTGGTTTGCCGGCATAATCGGCGGATTTATTGAGGTACTCCAAGTGAAATATCTTAACAATATCGTGGAGCAAAGCCACCGAGCGGTGAAATGGAAGATGCGTACCGCGCTAGGATTCAAATCTATTGAGGGGGCTGAGGCGAGTATCGCCGGTGTTGAGTTATGGCAGATGCTTCGCAACGGTCAGATGAAAAATGCTGGCGATATGCCGATTTGGGAGCAATTTTACTCCCTTGCGTCCTAACTGTATCTGGGGATAGGTGTTTCTACATTCTAATTCCAAGATGCGACAGAACCCATTACAGGTATGAGAAAAAGTAAGTCAAATGAAGCTTTGGTAAAGTGAGTTCTCGATCGGGCGCAACACACAATGGGGCAAATATGTGTTAGTGGTAAACCAGCAGAACACAAAACAACCGTCATGATCGCTTCAAAGGGCTGTTATCTGATATGGCTTGTTTAGTCTCACACTACAACAAGCCTGCTTTTTTCTTTCGAAAGTAAGTAGCCCGACTGATCCCAAGATCTAACCACGGTTCACCGATACTCGGACGCCCTCCCCCTTTACTGCACTTACCACCTTTTACCCCTTTCCTCGCCTGCGATTTCGAAAACTTAGCAGGGGTAAAGTGCCGCATCGTCAGATCGCCAATATTCTCTAATTGCCGTATATGCCCAATGACGGACATTATCAAAAGTGTCGCTGTTGCGACCCAATCCGCTCGCTCCCCTACCCGTTTTCGGATGGTTGCGGATATCAACAAAGTCCGTCAGATAATCGAGGCTGTAACCGTCCTCTGTCCAGCACTCGGTTTGCCAATGGGGATGGAGCGGATTTTTGGTGATAAGTCCCGCGTAACCTTCATCGGCCTGTAGTCGTTGCATGAACGCCGATTGAATCGCCGCCGCATAACGTATTGGCTCACTCAACAAGCTGACTTTATCTTGCAGGGCAATACTGGCATAGGTATGCCGCAGGTCATGCAAGGTCACATTTCTTGTTGTAATGTGACCTTGGGCATTATCGACTATCACGTGATATCGTGGGGTGTTCTGAGTGAGGCGGATTTGGAACAAATGCCTCTAGCCACATGCGCTAGACGCAAAAAGGGCGGAAAGATAGGGATTTATTACTCGCAAGCTCGTACCCTTCGGGCTATTGCCTTTTCGCGCCTTCGGAACGGGCAATGTGCTTTCGCTTCGCTCAGGTGAACCCTGTCTAGGATTCTGCATCCCTATCTTAGTGGTAAACTCCAGACGTAAAAAAACCGCTAACAGAGTAGCGGTTTCTTTGAATGTGGCGGAGAGATAGGGATTTGAACCCTAGAAGGGCTATAAACCCTTGCCGGTTTTCAAGACCGGTGCTTTCGACCACTCAGCCATCTCTCCAACGCGGTGAATAATACGTATAACCATAGTGGCTGTAAACCCCTAAATCGTCGATTGCTTGTGAATTAAACAATCACAGTAAAAAAACCAACCAACCGCTTTAAAAACAAGCAGTTCGAGCAATTTAATTGCTTATATTTAAGCTTAGAATATGCGATTAAAACCGGTTGCATAATGGATGAATAAGCGCGAAAGAAAACTTGATCTGGAACCGTGTTTTTTACTGAGCGTGAACGATCGAAGATACGCCCAAAAACACATTAGAAATAGTAAATTTTAGTGTTATTTTCACAAATACGAATTAGATCACAAACTCAATATTATAAACTTAACGCATGCATTTTCATTTGGTACACATATGTTGAATCCAACGCAGGGTTTCTTTCGGAGGTAATTGTGTCTATCAATTCTATCGACCACACAGAGATATCAGATGTATCTTCTAAGTGGGATTACAAAGATGAAACAGCTTCAAATCTTGCCTCAACAAAGAAGCAGCAATCTGAAGCAAGAAGACGTATTGAAACGTTAAAAGATATTCGAGAGAGCGGCTTTAGTATTGAAGAAGCAAAAGAACTAGGGCTTCTCCATTAAGTCACTTCCATCCCCTATTTTATTCAATCGTAAACTAGAGCGCCAATGCGGCGCTTTAGTTGTGTATATACCCCGAGCAGATACTGAAAATGACGACTAATGGCTTTTCACCCACAATTTTGAAAAATCACACCAACCAACATTGTTCACCCGTATGCCTTGAATTTTTAGTGGCGCGGTTAATTTAAAACTTTCTTGCCTTATCATCGTCAAGATTCGATCACCTGATAACCAAGTCAGTATCGACCGTAATACACCTTCAGCTTGTTGTTTGTCTTGTGTCGCTTGTGCCTGATGGAGTAATGCCAGTAATTTTTGGTATAGCGGCGGTGATAAAATTTGTGGCCATAAGCTGTAGGTATAAAAAAATGCCAATAAACTGGTTAGGCTACAACCTTCAATTCGTATCCCTCCTAAGCTAATATCTGTTTCTTTTTGTTGTTCACCGAAAGACACACAAGTAGAAATAACATGTTGATGATTAGCTAATGCTTGATTCAGTAGTTGAGCATAGTAGCGACACTCATTATTATCATCGTAGCTGAAGGTAACTGGGTAATAAATCTCGCCGAGAATAAGCCGTTTTTCTTGAAGAACATCGATAATAGCCTTGCTAACTATTCTCTCTCTCAACTGTGGCTTTTTAATCATCATATAAAAGTAACCAACATCGTTACATGCCGCGGTATAAACCTGCTCGGGCTGATCCAAAAAGAACGAACCTTCACTGCACAATTTATCTTTAGCCCAATCAGGGTGTATCCATAATTCGATGCTATCAATTAAGGCATTCTTACCTGAATAATTGTTGTTTCTTTTTAATCGAAATAATCGTGATGACGCAATATCAATCATAAAAGAACCAGACCCAACAGGTGCTTCAGGATTGATAATGAGCCGACCATACTGGCTTGGCATTATTGATGTCTCAGAACGCCCCAATAATGCAGGAAGGTGCCAATCAGGTCTTGATAGCGAAATTCGAATAGATTCCGGTGACAGCACATCAATGCTTTCAATATGCTCGTATAACGATCGCCAATAGGGGTTATTAATTAACACCAGTAAGCTAAGAACAATATCTTCAACTTTCATTGGCGTTTGATCTTGATATTGCACTCCAGACTGCAAATAGAATGTCCAATTTATTCCCTCTTCATCGCTTTCCCAATGGTGAGCAAGCGACGGCTTTATTTCACCAAAATCATCTTCGGTTAAGCGTTGAAAAACATGCAAGATTAGATGTCGTTCTGTTCTATCAAGGGCATAGTGTGGGTGCAGTGTTTTTATTTCTCGATGAAAAGGAATACGAATAGCTTGGCTGTTATGTTGGGTCGATGAAATCAGGTATTTTTTAAGTTCAGACGATACATGCCGATCATTAAAGCCTGCAAGTTTAAATACAGACTCATGCTTTCCCGCTTCTAGGGCATCCCCCATCAGTTGATAACAGGCATTAATGGGTTCTTGATTACACACTAATAATGAACGCTTCCCTCGCCCAGGTTCGGGTTGCCACACTAACCATTCTAGTGCCGACATTTGTTGCAGCAAGGTACGCGCATGTCGGGAAGTGCACCCTAACGCAGCAGCAACATCAGCGAGTGTGGTTTCTGATTCACCGGGTCCAAAGTATTTAAATAACAGCTCATAGGTTTCTAGCTTCTTTTTATTGTTCATTTTTTTCTCTATGTAGTCGCTCTAACTCTGCCAGAGATAATGGTACTCGCCGAATATCATAAATTTGATCAAGACGATCCATTCTTTCTTCTAACGACATGTGAACGATTTTTGCGAGCAAACCGTTTTGTATTTCATCACACGCCGTTGCTTTAAAAAATACCGCTAAATGATGTCTCAACATAA
This window contains:
- a CDS encoding replication initiation protein, with protein sequence MIVDNAQGHITTRNVTLHDLRHTYASIALQDKVSLLSEPIRYAAAIQSAFMQRLQADEGYAGLITKNPLHPHWQTECWTEDGYSLDYLTDFVDIRNHPKTGRGASGLGRNSDTFDNVRHWAYTAIREYWRSDDAALYPC
- a CDS encoding SgrR family transcriptional regulator, with translation MNNKKKLETYELLFKYFGPGESETTLADVAAALGCTSRHARTLLQQMSALEWLVWQPEPGRGKRSLLVCNQEPINACYQLMGDALEAGKHESVFKLAGFNDRHVSSELKKYLISSTQHNSQAIRIPFHREIKTLHPHYALDRTERHLILHVFQRLTEDDFGEIKPSLAHHWESDEEGINWTFYLQSGVQYQDQTPMKVEDIVLSLLVLINNPYWRSLYEHIESIDVLSPESIRISLSRPDWHLPALLGRSETSIMPSQYGRLIINPEAPVGSGSFMIDIASSRLFRLKRNNNYSGKNALIDSIELWIHPDWAKDKLCSEGSFFLDQPEQVYTAACNDVGYFYMMIKKPQLRERIVSKAIIDVLQEKRLILGEIYYPVTFSYDDNNECRYYAQLLNQALANHQHVISTCVSFGEQQKETDISLGGIRIEGCSLTSLLAFFYTYSLWPQILSPPLYQKLLALLHQAQATQDKQQAEGVLRSILTWLSGDRILTMIRQESFKLTAPLKIQGIRVNNVGWCDFSKLWVKSH
- a CDS encoding IS6 family transposase, translating into MPLNFVNKQFPSATILIAVRWYVAYKLSYRDIEELLAERGIRVDHATIHRWVLEYAPQLEAAFRNGKKRAVSGSWRMDETYIKVKARWFYLYRAVDKFGDTIDFMLTEKRDEAASRRFFNKAIGLHGLPDKVVIDKSGSNAAALDTLNWQIWFAGIIGGFIEVLQVKYLNNIVEQSHRAVKWKMRTALGFKSIEGAEASIAGVELWQMLRNGQMKNAGDMPIWEQFYSLAS